The region GTTGTACCGCTGGAGCCGGGTCTAGCTGTGGAGGAGCTTTAATTTGATCTGATTTTGTCATTATCTATTCACTCTTTTCACATCACTATAATTATGTTGATCCATCTGCTAAAAAAACAGTCTAACCTCCACCACTGGCAAGGTTTTGGACTTTTGGCCATCTGTGCTTTTGCCTTCAGTCACCTGTTGGAGGCATTAGCCATCTCTAGCTTTAGTATTGCAATGGTTTTCTTTGCCAGTCCTGCCCTAGCCCAGGAAAGCAGTGTCGGGGATTTTAATCCCCAAAATTGGTTACTCATTGCCCTGCAATGGATTGATGGTTTAGGTACTGCCGGGGCGATCGCCTTTATTTTGCTTTATGTGGTGGCAACGGTAGCTTTTCTGCCGGGTTCAATTTTAACCTTAGGTGCTGGAGTTGTGTTCGGGGTAGTGCTCGGCTCAGTCTATGTTTTTGTTGGAGCCACCCTGGGAGCAACGGGGGCATTCCTGGTGGGACGATACTTAGCCCGGGGTTGGGTAGCGAAAAAAATTGCCGGCAATCAAAAATTCAAAGCTATTGATGAAGCGGTGGGTAGAGAAGGCCTAAAAATTGTCATTTTAACTAGACTTTCTCCAGTTTTTCCTTTTAATTTATTGAATTACGGTTATGGCATCACCGGCGTTTCCTTAAAGGATTATGTCGTTGGTTCCCTTGGCATGATTCCCGGCACTATTATGTATGTTTACATTGGCTCTTTAGCTGGAAGCTTAGCTACTGTGGGAGCGGAAACGAACCAAGCCAATCCCAATTTGCAATGGGCAATTCGAATTATTGGCTTTATTGCCACCGTCGCTGTTACTTTTTACGTCACTAAAGTTGCCAAAAAAGCTTTAGACGATGCAATTCTAACATCGGAAGTAGTTGAATAAAAAATTGATTACTAGTTATTAATAATAATCATCTAGTTATTTTTTGCTAGTACAGCCAACAATTTTAAATTTTTGCTTTTTTTGAATTGCCAATTTAGTATTCTGATATTTAACTTTAAATATTTTTTATCAAACAATTAATTTTTATGAATAATCCCAATATTTCTATTATTGACATTGTCCCCAGAGATGAATATAACCGGCAATTACTAGCCCATGTTCATCCCCCTGATTGGATCAATCCTTCTCCCAAAGATCAATATGATCTAGTGGTCATTGGGGCAGGCACCGCTGGTTTAGTAGTGGCGGCCGGGGCGGCAGGTTTAGGTCTTGGGCTCAAAGTCGCCCTAATTGAAAAGCATCTGATGGGAGGCGATTGTCTCAATGTTGGTTGCGTTCCGTCTAAAGCTCTCATTAGCTCGGCGAGGGTGGTGGGGGCAATAAATAACGCCGCTAATTTAGGCATTAAAAAACCAGGCAATATTGAAGTTGATTTTCCGGCTGTCATGGCCAGAATGCGCCAAATTAGAGCGGGCATTAGCCATCATGATTCTGCCCAAAGATTTCAGGATTTAGGTATTGATGTCTTTCTTGGGCAAGGGCATTTTCTGCGTAACAATAAAATTGAAGTGGGAGAAGCTATTCTTAACTACAAAAAAGCCGTAATTGCCACGGGAGCTAGGGCGGTTAAACCTAACATTTCTGGCATTGAAGAAGTGGGATTCTTAACCAATGAAACAGTATTTTCTTTAACGGAATGCCCCGATCGCCTGGCGGTTATTGGCGGTGGCCCCATTGGCTGTGAGCTAGCCCAAGCCTTTCAACGATTAGGAGCAAGGGTGACTTTGCTTCATCGAGGTGACCATTTATTAAATAAAGAAGATCCAGAAGCCGCAGAAATTGTTCAACAATCCTTACTTAAAGATGGCGTTCAATTAGTTTTAAATGTCCAGCTAGAACGAGCAGAATTAACAGAAAATGGCAAGGTTTTACACTACAGTAATAACAGTGAATCAGG is a window of Synechocystis sp. PCC 7338 DNA encoding:
- a CDS encoding TVP38/TMEM64 family protein is translated as MVFFASPALAQESSVGDFNPQNWLLIALQWIDGLGTAGAIAFILLYVVATVAFLPGSILTLGAGVVFGVVLGSVYVFVGATLGATGAFLVGRYLARGWVAKKIAGNQKFKAIDEAVGREGLKIVILTRLSPVFPFNLLNYGYGITGVSLKDYVVGSLGMIPGTIMYVYIGSLAGSLATVGAETNQANPNLQWAIRIIGFIATVAVTFYVTKVAKKALDDAILTSEVVE
- a CDS encoding mercuric reductase, which gives rise to MNNPNISIIDIVPRDEYNRQLLAHVHPPDWINPSPKDQYDLVVIGAGTAGLVVAAGAAGLGLGLKVALIEKHLMGGDCLNVGCVPSKALISSARVVGAINNAANLGIKKPGNIEVDFPAVMARMRQIRAGISHHDSAQRFQDLGIDVFLGQGHFLRNNKIEVGEAILNYKKAVIATGARAVKPNISGIEEVGFLTNETVFSLTECPDRLAVIGGGPIGCELAQAFQRLGARVTLLHRGDHLLNKEDPEAAEIVQQSLLKDGVQLVLNVQLERAELTENGKVLHYSNNSESGSVIVDEILVGAGRAPNVEGLNLEAVGVKFDRRGVRVNDYLQTTNPQIYAAGDICMDWKFTHAADAAARIVIKNTLFSPFGLGRSKLSNLTMPWVTYTDPEIAHVGLNKNTADAFDIGYKTIKIPFSQVDRAIAAGETEGFLKIIHIANSDEILGATIVAPHAGEMISEITTAIVNKIGLSKLSSVIHPYPTQAEAIKKAADVYRRTLLTNNTKNLLKLLTKFPSKLF